From a single Plasmodium yoelii strain 17X genome assembly, chromosome: 9 genomic region:
- a CDS encoding WD repeat-containing protein, putative yields MGIRNWVSSDDYMFEIKNNENLFEDKKLEYNVKPVWSFKGHTNSVEGIHLIEKNRFVTTSHDNTVCIWSLDYKNRIKNINLYNSILCSSYNSKDKNLCVGTTNDNDNIYLINMKQIEEERIEKKNVKKNIGEKKNIEVYSSNCASIFCINYFDDDKISYGSKDGCICLLDINSKKNIYKYEEIKEDCQNFCTYNEYFKFHIFSTYKGKVLFIDSRQQNNPIYINENLHSKYSINTIYNCNNYIYTGGSDCLIKKFDIRCLEKNNPVEIYVGHTSPIRSLAFSKKYVNFFCSSSDNGCIKLWKCNKSFSYTNKYAASLSCSASVLDNTNRILSVKSDASKIRKPSKNFLELNKIKVSNKGSSCIISEDDNKKISESIKLMNKSSNYNISTNKIIGNEKMNKKGIGSDVKINSDQYVPVISKHELFNSVKNKPDGFNKLSRNRNLKSENKTEETNSNSNSNIKSGKKNIKSENKLNSGSSINPTIIYKSNIFNTNNKMVEKNYLNVLYDNNRNSMISSIKTNNNIFNSDFFSNQVYGFNNNQKKIKITYPNLSMLNHKSRVSSMEWTNNFILSTSWDQTVKCWDVQDYVMKQ; encoded by the coding sequence ATGGGGATCAGGAATTGGGTATCGAGTGATGACTATATGttcgaaataaaaaataatgaaaatttatttgaGGACAAAAAGCTAGAATATAATGTAAAACCGGTATGGAGTTTTAAAGGACATACAAACTCAGTTGAAGGGATTCATTTAATTGAGAAAAACAGATTTGTTACGACTTCCCATGATAATACAGTTTGTATTTGGAGTTtagattataaaaatagaattaaaaatataaatttgtataattCAATATTATGTTCTAGCTATAATTCtaaagataaaaatttatgtgTAGGAACTactaatgataatgataatatatatttaataaatatgaaacaaATAGAAGAAGAGCGAATTGAAAAAaagaatgtaaaaaaaaatataggagaaaaaaaaaatatagaagtGTATTCATCAAATTgtgcatctatattttgtattaattattttgatgatgataaaataagTTATGGAAGTAAAGATGGTTGTATATGTTTATtagatataaatagtaaaaaaaatatttataaatatgaagaaataaaagaagaTTGTCAAAATTTTTGTACatataatgaatattttaaatttcatatttttagtaCATATAAAGGAAAAGTATTATTTATAGATTCTAGGCAACAAAATaatcctatatatataaatgaaaatttacattcaaaatattcaattaatactatatataattgtaataactatatatatacaggAGGATCAGATtgtttgataaaaaaatttgatattAGATGtcttgaaaaaaataatcctGTTGAAATATATGTTGGGCATACATCACCTATACGTTCTTTagcattttctaaaaaatatgtgaattttttttgttcttcTTCAGATAATGGATGTATAAAATTGTGGAAATGTAATAAAAGCTTTTcttatacaaataaatatgctGCTTCATTAAGTTGTAGTGCATCTGTTTTGGATAATACTAATAGAATATTAAGTGTAAAAAGCGATGCATCTAAAATTCGAAAACCTAGtaaaaattttttagaattaaataaaataaaagtgtCTAATAAGGGTTCAAGTTGTATTATATCTGAAGATGATAATAAGAAAATATCAGAGTcaataaaattgatgaaTAAAAGTAGTAACTATAATATAAGtactaataaaattataggaaatgaaaaaatgaataaaaaggGAATAGGATCagatgtaaaaataaatagtgatCAATATGTGCCTGTTATTTCAAAAcatgaattatttaattctGTAAAAAACAAACCAGAtggttttaataaattatcaaGAAATCGAAATTtaaaaagtgaaaataaaACCGAGGAAACAAATAGTAATAGTAATAGTAATATAAAAtcaggaaaaaaaaatataaaatctgaaaataaattaaatagcGGTTCATCTATTAATCCAACTATTATATACAAaagtaatatttttaatacaaataacaaaatggtagaaaaaaattatctaaatgtattatatgataataatagaaATAGTATGATTTCATCTATAaagacaaataataatatttttaattctgattttttttcaaatcaAGTTTATGgatttaataataatcaaaaaaaaataaaaataacataccCCAATTTATCTATGTTAAATCATAAAAGTCGAGTTTCATCAATGGAATGGActaacaattttattttatcaactTCTTGGGATCAGACTGTTAAATGTTGGGATGTTCAAGATTATGTTATGAAACAATAA